ATTACGAGAACTGGGAAATATGTCGGGgatcacaaaaaataaaatcgcATGACAATTTCTTCCTGTTTATAACTGTTTTCAATCGTGTTATTTTTCCCCTGTTGTTCGTTTTGTCTCTTTATTTTGCAATTATTCTGACCTCTTCTGTatgtttctattttatttttggtttcACTTTCTAATCATAACACGCTATACATTTCGCCTCAAATTCATTCTTTTGCTTTGTCCTTTTTCAAATATCTTTTTGCgcttgcatatatatatatgtttttttgaaatatatgtAATGATTGTATCATCACCTATGCAACACATGATCTAATTGATACACCTCTGTCAAACATACACAGTACAGAGCTACCACACTCCCGGTATGATTGCAAAGTGATTGCAAATTGCAGGTTAATGAACctataaaggccaccgcacacgttacgactgttcgcgatccgattttggaacaaatcgcattttgctcattttctgaaaatgtgaatggaacatatcattttatttgaggttaataTTGATTGAAAGAATACCagtataaccattttgaaagattgcaagcctttattttggagtaaaagccaaattagtttcaaatcgcagccaatcgtacgactgctatgacgtcattacgactagatattaaatttgcttttattctaagaaggatgatatagcatagtcacagatttgaacataggtattcgaacgatgatttcgaacattacatagtaagatattccaagtctcaatgttagcatcaaattctactacgttttattccaaaattgagccgcagaccaatcgtaaggtgcgCGGTCGCCTTAagtaaatttctttgaaatagagaaaacaaaaactaaAACCATATACAAAATCAAGGCCATACCGCTCCAGTTTCTCATTTCAATAAGACTTTAGCGCTATTCCATTATaataatcaacttttttgttcgTCCGACCTCCATTTTTCTCatgtcttacttcacttcataaactgaccaagtcatggtcatttaagagcattacagactgtcaaaagaagagacagaaaatttcatgaagatcCCACATacagggggtcggacgtacatattttatggaattgcccattagTAAACCAAACTGCACTATAGGCCAACCTTTCATCCCAATCGTGGGTggtcaatagaaaaaaaaatcatgagaaaTTACCGATTTCCGATATTTACTCAGTAGAGCACACGAACAGCAGAGCAAGTATGTCGTATGGAATATATCATATTCGGAGAAAATATGTCAttgattgaataaatatttttgacTCACAAAGGATCTGACCTCAGACACTCTTTATGCGAAGGCAGGATCCAAAGAAAAGGTGGGGCCACTTGAAATTCCAACAATGCGATTCAGTTGTTAGCGTTTCGGCTATGTTTTATGCTAAACATCTTACTCTTGGATTAAACGAAACGAACCagtgacattttctttttattttggggCCCATTAGGAGATTAGCTGATGTGAATGGGATATCCCGATTTTATTTAAATTACATAAATAGAGTTATAATAAGCCAatcccaccccctctctcacacacactctctctttTACTCCATGTCAACACACAAATGCGTCGATACCACTGACGCAGTCTTGGGTCAAAGTTTATTGTGACCCTTGATACATGGCCTAAATGATTACTGTCTAAacagaagtaggcctatactctTCGAAATAAATGTGTTGAAATTcgttgaataaaaacaaatgtatcTCGATCAGCATAGGTATTGAGGCAAGGAAAATGACGCAGCGTCAGTAAAAATACAGGTCTTACCTCCGTTGCTGTCATGGAGTTTCCTAAGGATATATGGATAATAATCGATATAACAGCGGCGAGGCTCGGCACGACGGGAATAATGGAGAGACTAAAACTCTGAAGGACACCTGCTCTTTCTAAGAATGCTCTTTCCTTGGCACGAATAGCTGAAAACAGAAAGCATATGTGTGTTATCTCTGAAGCTATCTTCAAGaattttatgcaatataaaGTTTTTGCACTGCGATGCAGAATGctttaaagaaaatagaaaatgtattgtcaaaaagTGACAATGAGCAACCAAGAagtttttgtcgaaaattggtgtaTCAAACAACAGTTTCGTCCAGGAAaccacatatttgcaatttttcatcagctccgaaacttacgACGAAAATtttgttccggttcaccaaattttcgacaaagacttcccagctgttcattatgacggacatttttaatacatttactgtgttctggAATCTGTTCTGCGCCGTGGTGCGAAAACTCCTTGATTACATGCATGGAGAAGACCCTATCTTTACAAAACACACACTACATGCATGGGGGGCAGTATAAAAAAAGAGTTACAACTTGTTGGTAACTTTGCTGCTATggcagttaccatggtaacagggcccATCCTCATTagtcaatcacaatcaaggctTTCATAATTGTTACTCCGTTGTAATGATTGAATTGGTTATTGTGTGTGATCAGTCGTACAAAAAGGTGTGTCTCGTAAACTTGTTACGTATAATTGTTCTCGCAAATCTGGACAGGATTTGGTATAACCCTAATATttaacaaacaataaatatgcatttgaatTCTTGCTAACTCAAAGAATTTTAATCCATAAAGATGATATTTCAACTGATTGGAGATAATCCTTTACCTTGTATAGCCTTGCCGAAAGGTGATTCCCAAGCGTACATCTTGATGAGCTTGATATAAGTCaagatttcattcattttttgaaCCCGAAGATCAACAAACTTGATGCATTTCATTCGAATCTTAGATATGATTCGACCAATGGCAGTCTGGagggatagaaaaaaaagatggggagagagatgaagaaagagagagtgagagagagaaataggGAATAAGTTTTTAACTTGGATAATTTAATAAGAGTAGTAAGCAGAATTACAaatgagaaaacaaaaacaaatcttcCGAACAAGACTGAAAAACCACTGATGGGGCagacaaaaaaacgaaaaaaataacACCTGCAGGTCGTATGATTATATTTTCTTgaacatttaatgtattttgcgCAGAGAAAATAATTGGAATTCttggaaaaatatgaaatttgttttctGGAACACAGAAACAAATCAAAATCGATTTCAATTGATCAAACTCTAAAATTGAAATGTGAGAGTGTTGTAATTATACATAGCTTAATTGTGGCATTTTATATAACTAAATTGGgacatattaaaatattatatattcaaAAGGACAgattataaaaagaaaatcatttatatCAACCATacaaatcaccccccccccccccacaacaaCAAAATGAGTAATGGCGACGTCACTTACCGTCAACGGCAAGAAGAAGAAATATGTAATAATGGTACCGATGAGGGCGCCATAACCAATGATGATCTGGACGGCGATAAGAGCTGCGACAAGCATGACCAGTGACGAGATGAGATAGTTTCCCACCAGACATACATCGTAGAGACGTTGACTGTCGTTGGCGCATATGTTCACAATCTGTGTTGAAGATCAGAGACCCCGTTGCATATAAGTTACTATTAATAGTAACTCTGCTATTCAACGGTAACTTCCaaggaatccttgattctgatcgGCTGTATTGagccttgttaccatggtagttaacaTTGAATGGCACAATTACCATGATGGTAACTTATATGCAACAGGGTTCATAAAGTCGCAGTGATGACAATTGGAGGGAAAGGAAGAAGTtaaagtgtatatatatatatattttttttttttaggaaagtGATTCATATCACTTTTTGGTCCCTGCTACACCCCCTggccacctctctctctctctctctctctacacgTACATCTATCTCTTCATTCAATGTCTCTCTTACTCACTCATTCACCCATTTAAAAAgacatgtatttttatgattttgtttgcCTGATTAAAAGATAATCAAGCTGTTTTCAAGTTGTTTCAAGTCTTTTTCACATGCCGATATAACGGGTTGGAGTTCTTGTGGGATTTATTTCCTTGACCACTGCCTTCCAAAGTTGATTGATCATTGATCATTACTAGGAATATGGAGCAAATTATATTTCCATTTGGCAACAGAGGTGTACCTGAAATACCACTTCAGGATGGACGATATTTTTCAAACTATAAAAAAGAGTGAACAAGTCACCAATCTTTTACACAAGCACTTTCCCGTCAGAAATTCAGATCAGATAAAAAGAAATCTATGAAAATTTCTTGGAGTACCGTCGCGACGCGTCGGCTCACCTCTCCAACGCTATGATCCTTCAAACTCCTCAAATTTGCCAACCTCCGGAAAGCAATCGTTAGGGTTCCGCTGCGAAGACGGGTCGCTGTGCGACAGCTGAACGACCAGAAGAAGACATCGCTCATGATTCGGAGGATGTTGAGAGCGAACATAGAGATGACGAGGACAATGCCGTACCATACTCGGTCGTCATTCATGTCTTCAACGTATTCGAGCAGCAGCTGGACGAACACTGCCTACAGAATTtgtcaaatgataaaataaacagaaatgaaaatgaacagtATGGTTGctgattgaattattattatcattattattattaattttatcattatcaccattatcattatcgcTATCTGCCTAAAACATCCTGGGGGACCGACGTCAAGGACCAGACGTTAAGGAGAACCGCGGGAGAACAACATTACGTTTAGGAGAATCGAATCTACGTTAGGgggaaatttgaaaatgttagaGGGCAAAAGAATTCCCCCTTACGTTTGCTGTAAACTTTTTGTTGATGGTGTTACTGCTGTTGTTACTTCTTCGCCTGAAACAACTAGTACAACAAAATTACGACAAGTCTTTGTTTATTTTCTAATAGATAAATGGGCACATACCGAGGTTACAAATGACGCTAAGGTTGATATGACGAGTAGAAGGATAGAGATGAATTGCCTTGTCGCGACGAAGCCAAGAGCTACTCGACCGAGCGATGcatctttttctcctttcttggCGACTTCTCGCTGCCAGTACTTCTCTAATCTATAAGCAAAGCCAAAATATAGTAATAAAGTAACTGCCAAAATCCTTAAGAGCAAAGGATAATCATGCCGTGAGAGTTATCACTACTATTTTAAGAAGGTAAATGTTCTGAAAtaataagctgaaaatcaagtaACGCTAAAAAAATTTACATAGTGCAAGAATCTAAACACCCGTCCGCTTGTAATATAATATCTTGTGGAATAAATGAACTATTGACAGATTTGCAGTGTCTTGTTGATTTCTGAGCAATAATTGGCCAGGTTTTTTGTTTAGAAATCAATCGTCCGGAAGAACTGGTATTCTGTaaggaaaaggggtgggtggaCAGTCCAATGTTTTGGCGTTTGTTCTACATAAAtattccgcttttatatagcgcttaatacaatggaacgacgtctctaagcgctttacatatatattttacgacggtcatctgatcctggcatgcccgcatacaatgcatgcacattttccactccctggggagcattccaacaagagttccaatactcaattgctaggcatactacataggctttcgcatcctgccgggtacccattttgggtagagagtggcaaattgtggattgacgccttgccaatgGTGGCCAAAGTgagattcgaacacacgaccctctgattacaaggcaagagtcagaaccgctacaccacgacgcttccagtcttagagagcgaagttggctcagtcggtaaagtgtctgcccgtcgaaccaaagatcgtgggttcgagtccaccccgggcggatgactgaagccagtgcgttgtgtgtaaacgtctctcccctgtttcatagatgcaggctatgttgcAGTGGAAAActctccgtccctcggataggacgttaaatggaggccccgtgtagaggagagtcaccacctttgcacgtaaagaacccactgcactattcgaataagagtataggggaaaccctggtgtagtggcccacctgcattcccccaaccagGTATATCGAGAGGAGAGAcatgcgggtcacagttctgtgtgcgcgcctcTCTATAGGCGACCCAtgcagattggctggctcctccaaaaacacgcctttgaatgtctttgacagatatatggcgctatacaaatgctgtgcatcatcatcatcttccaaATTGTTATGATCCGTCACGGTGTGCTGTGAGCATGGTGAGAGGGGCTTTCATAAATTATCTATGGTGCAATTATTTTCCAAACGACGATTATAAGAATAGGTAACTAAAGGTTTGGGTTTTTTCAGTTGAGCACGTGGCTGTGTGATGGAAGAGCTCCACAAAGGGTGAAATTTACAAATATCTTAACGTTTGCTATTCTACATCAAATATTGATGACATTTACAGGATTTTGGattctacactgtaaaaacaccagtgttaatttaacaccagcctggtatctatatatattggtccacaccagagaggtgttgaaacaacaccagttaagaatcaaaccgacATTGgtttaacaccaattggtgttgcttaaatgccaaataGGTTTTAGCCTAACgtcaaaccggtgttgtttcaacacctctctggtgtggaccgatatagatcccaagctggtgttaaattaacactggcgttttttgcagtgtatctTTCATGTATAATTGTGTTCATTTAGCTTGATACTGCGATGAATCTGACCTTTAAGGTCTCTAAGATCTTTAAGGTTTCGCTAATACAGTACGGATTATCTtacagtaaccatggtaactcaGTATTGCTCTAAATAACAACTAATttgcacaaataaaaaaaaggatcacTTCTCGTGTCTGTCAAAAACATAACGCGGAAAGGGTCAGTGAAACTCACAATCTGTATAGGTTAATATTTTGAACGATTCTAAATCTCAATATCAAATATATCGTGATACTCAAAATCAAAACACATAGTTATTTCACATACAGATCATCATTATGTGGAAGTTACATTTTATCTTTAGTAagataaatttgataaatttggACGATGGATCTGTTTCATCCtgtacattctttttttcttcttaattggTTGTACTGGcttgtttgattgtttgtttgtttcttttcagGTCAAAACCTTTACTGGATATAAActtttattacaatattttgttagtgACTTTCAGATTCAAACCTTTATCTTGAAATGATGTTTTGTTTGTTAACAGATTGTTTACATGTTTCCTTTTCAAAGGTCTTTACCAATGaagataattattattgtacattatattGAAGTTATTCTGGCTCTTTACAATTGTCATAATTGGACTGCCGATCGCAATAAATGCTGTTATAATGACTACAGTTACGAATTGCGTCATAATATTATAATGTTAATTTTATCAGCAAGGTCCTAATGATACAGACATATTACCCTAAGTTAGCCACAGCGGGTGTACCGCGCTTTCCGTTCCAACGAACAAACTCCTGCCAGGTGCCACTTTACCCACTGATTTCTCCTCTTAGAGGAGAGATCAGTGAATTTACCCCACCCGGGGGCCGTCTcaaaaagctgttcgtaaggtaagagtgactttaagagcgactggaTAACCTTTCTTACGCGTTAAACCGTCGCCAAtcaacattttggtgtataccatttgcCACAAGAAAGTATCACCAGTCGTTCCTAAAGTCGCTCtttacttacgaacagctttattatgaaacatccacctggGTCGAACGctgcacaatgtggatacatatAGCAGGCATCTATACATGAATAACCCCATCGATCAAAATATAATCTATTCCTAAGCACATTATTAATATTTAGCCCGAGTTGCTATTTTCAGCGTTCagtgcattcaaataaattgggaTATCCATTCATTTCAATTGGGTTGAGGGCAatacaatgtgggtaaattgcTCGCAAAAATTTTAGAACCATCTAAAATGTTTTTCTACGATCAATTCGGTTGCCACGACTGATCTGAAACGATCTGATAAGATCACTACGATTACACCACGATTAAGCCGCCGTTTGAATCATGGCGCAAATCATGACAGCGGGACCTATATAGATATGATGAAGTTATgtaatagagtaccgaagcgatgacgtAAGTttccatggtgtcatggcggcctggttcttAAACAAATGAACCCGCCTAATAAAagcgtgtgtttctcataggagaAATGGCTTCTATCGGAAATTGATCGCTTGcagcctatttttttttagacgaGCCAAAGTCATACAAATGTGTACAGACGatcgtcagctgcgactctgttttgaaccagcccgccatgacaccatggcgactaacgtcacacttcggtactctatgcCATGgccgggattcgaacccatgaccttctGACTGAAATACAAGAATCAAATCCACAAGACCACAACGCGCCCATGTATACTGAAAGAAATCAACGATGGTATACTTGCCGATCACCGTTATAGTCGCCCCTGTCGTAGTCTGAGATAGTCCAAAGGTCAGTGTACTCTAGAGATCTTTTATAAGCCTTGTAGAAGATGGGTGACATCCAAGACAGCCAGGAGAATGAGATGAAACCGGCGTAGTCAAGAGGAGAATACTGCTCCTTACTGATGGGATGAGAGgaaggaggaggggggaggggtggaacattaattcattttcacatttaaaaaaatccaaaattgaGATATTACATAACATAGTAAGAGCATCAGTATACTCGTTAAAGATATAAAGAAGTCCCTATAATTCATTGCCTTGTCAGAGATGACTATCctgaataatattgataataatactattaagaacagttcttgtatagcgcgtCATATATTTCAAATGTCTCAATGCGCGTTAGGAaagtgaaagaagaaaagaatagGGAAAGCTGCAGGTAATGCTGTGATATGTGTTTTCAATGCAGATTTGAATTGCCCAATTGTAACAAATTGCCTTAAATAATGTAAAACACTAAGCATTAAGTGGAAAAGAGAAATTCAG
This region of Lytechinus pictus isolate F3 Inbred chromosome 16, Lp3.0, whole genome shotgun sequence genomic DNA includes:
- the LOC135156957 gene encoding ATP-binding cassette sub-family C member 5-like, coding for MSGNETSPSNEGVDQPDADVQFVKMRRIDSEDNIRERDREIADITGVKFVGMKRIDSRENIQNDQASKKGSSVMFASMGEPTNDGYDYDDDEDVVTTDPYMRYGDRSGFRYKQGLKLLAPFRFKPSKEQYSPLDYAGFISFSWLSWMSPIFYKAYKRSLEYTDLWTISDYDRGDYNGDRLEKYWQREVAKKGEKDASLGRVALGFVATRQFISILLLVISTLASFVTSAVFVQLLLEYVEDMNDDRVWYGIVLVISMFALNILRIMSDVFFWSFSCRTATRLRSGTLTIAFRRLANLRSLKDHSVGEIVNICANDSQRLYDVCLVGNYLISSLVMLVAALIAVQIIIGYGALIGTIITYFFFLPLTTAIGRIISKIRMKCIKFVDLRVQKMNEILTYIKLIKMYAWESPFGKAIQAIRAKERAFLERAGVLQSFSLSIIPVVPSLAAVISIIIHISLGNSMTATESVMLLNDHDLVSL